A single region of the Rhizobium sp. NLR16a genome encodes:
- a CDS encoding amino acid ABC transporter permease, with the protein MSNAFVRTAILAPEPPPSAEKGPVAWIRRNLLATPKDIVLTILALVFVVWALLHALDWLFVQAVWSGPDRTFCATAVQGGIQPDGWSGACWAFVNAKFDQFIFGRYPLDERWRPTLVGILFVLLLVPMLIPSAPRKGVNALLLFGVLPIVSFFLLYGGFGLEIVETPLWGGLLVTLVLSFVGIAVSFPLGIILALGRRSQMPVIRTFCVVFIEVVRGVPLITVLFMASVMLPLFLPAGWTVDKLLRAIIGVSIFASAYMAEVIRGGLQAIPKGQFEGADSLGLGYWQKMRLVIMPQAIKLVIPGIVNTFIGMFKDTSLVSIISMFDLLGIVRLNFVDPNWATAVTPLTGLIFAGFAFWLFCFGMSRYSAFIERHLDTGHKR; encoded by the coding sequence ATGAGCAACGCTTTCGTCAGAACCGCCATACTGGCGCCGGAGCCGCCGCCCTCAGCAGAGAAAGGCCCGGTCGCTTGGATTCGCCGCAACCTTCTTGCGACGCCCAAGGACATCGTCCTTACCATCCTGGCGCTGGTCTTTGTCGTTTGGGCCCTCCTGCACGCGCTCGACTGGCTCTTCGTGCAGGCGGTTTGGAGCGGTCCGGACCGCACCTTCTGCGCCACTGCCGTACAGGGTGGCATCCAGCCGGATGGCTGGAGTGGTGCATGCTGGGCCTTCGTCAATGCCAAATTCGACCAGTTCATCTTTGGACGTTATCCGCTCGACGAGCGCTGGCGCCCGACGCTGGTCGGTATTCTTTTCGTACTCCTGTTGGTGCCGATGCTCATCCCCTCGGCGCCGCGCAAGGGCGTCAACGCCCTCCTGCTCTTCGGCGTTCTTCCGATCGTTTCCTTCTTTCTGCTTTACGGCGGATTTGGTCTGGAAATCGTCGAGACCCCACTCTGGGGCGGGCTGCTGGTGACGCTGGTGCTCTCTTTTGTCGGCATCGCCGTCTCCTTCCCGCTCGGCATCATCCTGGCGCTGGGAAGGCGCTCGCAGATGCCGGTCATCCGGACGTTCTGCGTCGTTTTCATCGAAGTCGTCCGCGGCGTGCCGCTGATAACGGTCCTGTTCATGGCGAGCGTCATGCTGCCGCTTTTCCTGCCGGCCGGCTGGACCGTGGACAAGCTGTTGCGCGCGATCATCGGGGTATCGATCTTCGCCTCCGCCTATATGGCGGAAGTCATCCGCGGCGGCCTGCAGGCTATTCCCAAGGGCCAGTTCGAGGGGGCGGATTCGCTCGGGTTGGGCTACTGGCAGAAGATGCGGTTGGTCATCATGCCGCAGGCAATCAAGCTGGTGATCCCTGGCATCGTCAACACCTTCATCGGCATGTTCAAGGACACATCGCTGGTGTCGATCATCAGCATGTTCGACCTTCTCGGCATCGTTCGCCTCAACTTCGTCGATCCGAATTGGGCAACCGCAGTAACGCCGCTCACGGGGTTGATATTCGCCGGATTCGCCTTCTGGCTTTTCTGCTTCGGCATGTCGCGCTATTCAGCATTCATCGAACGTCACCTCGACACCGGCCACAAACGATAA
- a CDS encoding amino acid ABC transporter permease: MTHQALDSTRLSRGGWSFQSALYDPTIRGIFFQVLTIVLLVVFVWWVAHNTAVNLARANIASGFGFLNGRAGFEVGQSLIAYSSDSTYGRALVVGLLNTILIAVTGIITATIIGFIIGIGRLSRNWLIAKLCTVYVEVFRNIPPLLVIFFWYSGVLAVLPNARESLHLPLGAYLNNRGLSFPKPIFGETFWLVGVAFVVAIIAVIVTARWAHRRQAATGQPFHTIWASLGLLVGLPLIVFLVAGAPLSFDYPIAGKFNLTGGSVVGPEFMSLFLALSFYTAAFIAEIVRAGIRGVPKGQTEAAGALGLHPSSITRLVVIPQAFRIIIPPLSSQYLNLTKNSSLAIAIGFADLVAVGSTTLNQTGQAVEVILIWMVIYLSLSVVTSLLMNWFNAKMALVER, from the coding sequence ATGACGCACCAGGCTTTGGATTCAACACGTTTATCCAGAGGCGGCTGGAGCTTTCAGTCCGCGCTCTACGACCCGACAATTCGGGGCATTTTCTTCCAGGTTCTCACCATCGTCCTGCTGGTCGTCTTCGTCTGGTGGGTTGCGCACAACACTGCCGTCAATCTGGCGCGCGCCAACATCGCGTCGGGCTTCGGCTTTCTGAACGGCCGTGCCGGCTTCGAGGTCGGTCAGTCGCTGATCGCCTATTCGAGTGATTCGACCTACGGCCGCGCGCTGGTCGTCGGCCTTCTGAATACAATCCTGATCGCCGTTACCGGCATCATCACCGCCACCATCATCGGCTTCATCATCGGCATCGGCCGCCTGTCGAGGAACTGGCTGATTGCCAAGCTGTGCACGGTTTATGTCGAAGTCTTCCGCAACATCCCGCCGCTGCTTGTCATCTTCTTCTGGTATTCGGGCGTTCTGGCGGTTCTGCCGAATGCGCGCGAGTCGCTGCATCTGCCGCTCGGAGCGTATTTGAACAACCGTGGCCTTTCCTTTCCCAAACCGATTTTCGGCGAGACTTTCTGGCTCGTCGGCGTCGCCTTCGTCGTCGCGATCATCGCCGTTATCGTCACGGCCCGATGGGCGCATCGCCGGCAGGCGGCGACAGGTCAGCCGTTCCATACGATCTGGGCTTCGCTCGGGCTGCTGGTCGGCCTGCCGCTTATCGTCTTCCTGGTCGCAGGCGCGCCGCTTTCCTTCGACTATCCGATCGCGGGCAAGTTCAACCTCACCGGCGGCTCCGTCGTCGGGCCGGAATTCATGTCGCTCTTCCTTGCACTTTCCTTCTACACCGCTGCCTTCATCGCTGAAATCGTGCGCGCAGGCATTCGCGGCGTGCCGAAGGGACAGACGGAAGCTGCAGGCGCACTCGGGCTTCACCCCTCGTCGATCACCCGGCTGGTCGTCATTCCGCAGGCCTTCCGCATCATCATTCCGCCGCTGAGCAGCCAGTATCTCAATCTGACCAAGAACTCGTCGCTGGCGATCGCCATCGGTTTTGCCGATCTGGTCGCGGTCGGCAGCACGACGCTGAACCAGACAGGTCAGGCTGTCGAGGTGATCCTCATCTGGATGGTCATTTACCTCAGCCTCAGTGTCGTCACTTCGCTGTTAATGAACTGGTTCAATGCCAAGATGGCGCTGGTGGAGAGGTAA
- a CDS encoding amino acid ABC transporter ATP-binding protein encodes MAEAPAKKLTVSATEVAIEIINMNKWYGDFHVLRDINLKVMRGERIVIAGPSGSGKSTMIRCINRLEEHQKGQIIVDGTELTNDLKKIDEVRREVGMVFQHFNLFPHLTILENCTLAPIWVRKMPKKQAEEIAMHFLKRVKIPEQANKYPGQLSGGQQQRVAIARSLCMNPKIMLFDEPTSALDPEMIKEVLDTMVGLAEEGMTMLCVTHEMGFARQVANRVIFMDQGQIVEQNSPAEFFDNPQHERTKLFLSQILH; translated from the coding sequence ATGGCTGAAGCTCCAGCGAAAAAGCTCACCGTTTCCGCAACGGAAGTGGCGATCGAAATCATCAACATGAACAAGTGGTACGGCGATTTCCACGTGCTGCGCGACATCAACCTGAAGGTCATGCGCGGCGAACGCATCGTCATCGCCGGGCCGTCCGGCTCGGGCAAGTCGACGATGATCCGTTGCATCAACCGTCTCGAAGAGCACCAGAAAGGCCAGATCATCGTCGATGGCACCGAGCTCACCAACGATTTGAAGAAGATCGACGAAGTGCGGCGCGAGGTCGGCATGGTGTTCCAGCACTTCAACCTCTTCCCGCACCTGACGATCCTCGAAAATTGCACACTGGCTCCGATCTGGGTGCGCAAGATGCCGAAGAAGCAGGCGGAAGAAATCGCCATGCATTTCCTGAAGCGGGTCAAGATCCCGGAGCAGGCCAATAAATATCCGGGCCAGCTTTCCGGCGGGCAGCAGCAGCGCGTGGCGATCGCCCGGTCGCTGTGCATGAACCCGAAGATCATGCTGTTCGACGAGCCGACTTCGGCGCTCGATCCCGAAATGATCAAGGAAGTGCTGGACACCATGGTCGGCCTCGCGGAAGAAGGGATGACAATGCTCTGCGTCACCCACGAAATGGGTTTTGCCCGCCAGGTCGCCAACCGCGTCATCTTCATGGATCAGGGCCAGATCGTCGAGCAGAACTCGCCGGCCGAATTCTTCGACAATCCGCAGCACGAGCGCACCAAGCTGTTCCTCAGCCAGATCCTGCACTGA